In Electrophorus electricus isolate fEleEle1 chromosome 10, fEleEle1.pri, whole genome shotgun sequence, the genomic window GACATTTCTAACCTTGCATAGTAAAAGCCCAGTGACGTTTCCGGGGTAACGAGGACCCCACTGTAGCCCTGCATTGCTAGCCACTGTGCTAGAGGCACTGCGTTATGCACGCAGGCCCGCCAATACGGCTGAGTTCAGCTAAATATCAGCACGGCATCAAAAAATCCGATAGTTCTAATTTTTTGCAACGTGAAGTATTCAGCCAACTAACATCTTTTGGTTACTGTACAAAAACTAAGCAATTCAATCAACAATTCAAACAAGTATCATATTGAGAATTAATCTCAGTATCAAGAGTCTACAAAAATGCAATCTAAATAGCCCCATGTAAAAATCCACGGGGTTTACACATTCAGAAGTGTGAAAGTTGGTTCTTGTACTGAGAACTACATAGTGTAGGGGCCAGCATGGATTTAGAGGAGCAGGTCCGCTTGTACGCAGCACTGGGTAACCTACTAGCACGACATCGTGCTTGAACCAAAACTCCTGTTGCCGAGAGTCTCGGCGATGCCGATTCCAGATTCAGTGTGGAATTTTATAAATCCTGGCAGATGATTGAAGAGTTAATCCAACGTCATGACATCCTGGCTGCTGGCCTGGTCTGTAGGACCTGGCTGTGGGCGTCTGCGCTGTCGGTACGCCTGTTCCAGGCCCACTGACTCCCCTGCATGTATCTCTGCTGTGCTACATTCTTGACATCGTGAATTCAACATCTTGCAAACACCAACCTTACAATGTCACCTAGCCACATTAGCTAAATCACATTAGCCAAATAATTTGTCTGTCAAGGAATAGTGAAACCTTCACTAGTACTTCTCACTTTATGCTTTAGATACTTGTTCTCACTCTCACAGCCCCTTGTGGAGCTCTGCTTTGGTCGCCACGCTTCCTGACTTCATGTATCTTGTTTTATGGCTTGTTCGTATTTACTCATTCACCTGAACCTGACTGACTCGCGCCAGCCCTGCACAGAGGACTCTGTGTGGCAGCTGAGAGGACAGGCGAGAGTTGTTCTCCCCTGAGGGAACTCCTCTTTCCTCAGAGTTTCCTCACCTACGACCCCCCCGGCGACCTCTGGCAATAAAGCGGTAAGCTCACAGACTTTGATCAAAGATCTGTGACAGATTCATAACACTGTCTGCCTAATCGCTCACTGCAATACTCTCAAAGCTGGGTCTTCAACGGGAAAACGCACTgcatgaaaagagagaaagactaaAAGGGTTTGTGGTAATGACATAAAGCTAAGAGAGTCTAGCCCCTGGGGTACAGaggctctgacacacacacacacacacacacacacacacacacacacacacacacacacacacactcacactctagCCCCTGGGGTACAGaggctctctctcactcacacacacacacacctgctttgtTCTGCAGGTACAGGCTTGaggaagtgtgtgggtgtgggcacGCAAATAAGAAGGGTGGTCCTGATTGTGCAAGGAGTGTAAGAagagtgcgtgcgagtgtgtgtagaATCCCGCCTGCGTGGGTGGAAGGAGTGGGGCTGACTGAGCGGACAGgctggagagtgagaggagagttCTCACccctcattcacactcattCTCACCCAGCACGCCAAACATGTTCAGAGTCAAAGCCTTGCCCTTCCTCTCCGACCTCACGCTCTCGTCTTCGTCGTCTCCGTCGCCATCCTCCTCGTCGTCGTCGTGGTCATCCTCGTCCTCTGGCTCTGAGCTCGACTCGCCTTCCTCGTCCCTCtccccaccctcctcttcctcaggccTTCGTCCCTGCAGGGCTTCTATTTCGGCCAACTCTGGGTGCGACTCCCACTGCTCTGGACAGGGGGAGATAGAGAGCACAGTCAGAATCCCATGTAATTGAGACATTCATTAGGGGTGTTATGTTTGAAATTCTCATGGTATGATAACAGTCTAAAGATATCATGGGTTCACTTGacaaaattaaaagataaaaatacaCAAGTGAAAGTTGAAAATTAAGGCAACAATGTAATATAATGGATATAGTAATGTCTTAGCATAATAAGCTATAAAGCAATATGCCTTGACCTCCAAGAAAGAATTAATCAAGAATGGCATGTCTTGTACCACTTGTGattactgtttttattcattttctttaaaaagtaaGCCTATTGTGCTAAATTGATttcatggttgttttttttcttccaaatttTGGATTTTTTCTTACCGTTTgcttaaaattttatttttgaaacctttaaaacaaaaccactgtACTGTtttcagatcttttttttttttttacatttttttttgaaaatgtggaAATACCAATTACTACTTAAATCATTAGACCTTTCTAGCCTTTTGCTAATGTATTTATACTCAGGCCCCGTCGCTGACCTTTGCCCTGCGTGTAGCCTGGTGGGTGCAGGCACAGACTCAAGCGTCCGTCCATGGCCAGGCGCAGCAGGCTGTTGGCTGCTCGGTACACGTCATTGCGTGCGGCCTTCGCCGTCTTGTACCCTCTTTTCTCTGCCCAAGCTATGAAccgggagaaagagagagagagagagagagagagagagagagagagcgggaggtgTTAGTTGGAGATATGTTGGCACAGAACCATCTCGGCAGGCAACGGTTAACAGCAGAGCCGCCACCTTAACGGGAGGCCAGCTAACCCGACTcagatctgtgtctgtgtcctgaATGAAGGAACAGGTAAGGACGTGTTAGAATACAGTGCGACTCCCTTTTCTGTACAGTACAGTCATTTCTATCCAGCCGTATTAAAGCTCTATCCTCTGGAAATACGATGACGAGTACAGAAGCACCCACTAGTGGCGGATTCAAACAACTGCAAGGGCAGGCGGACACCCCCGTACCTTCACACACGTCCCAGGCTGTCCATGCGTGCACGGCGGGAGCCATTGGATCTGCGCTCTGCCCCGGGGGCGAGATCTTCAGCGCGGACATGTAGGGGGTCCGCTCGCACAGGTAACCCACTGAGCTGTAGGGCTCCTGCAGCTGGGAGACCGGGTAGATGCCAGCCAGAATctgacacacgtgcacacacagagagcagtccATTCAGGCGATCAGTGATGGCACatatctgaaacattttagCTTCTACTTGGCACACCCTGAGTCACGTATGTGTCTATTTGTAGCATACACGCGTGTGCATGGTGCTTTACCTGTAGCTGCCTGTCGACTCGGGAGGGAAAGACGAGGCCAGGGCAGTCGCACAGTTTCACAGTGGGCGTGAGGTAGTACGTCTGGAAATACTTAGTGTGCCCAGGGGTCCTAGACACACTCACAACTTTCCTACCAACCAAACTATTCAACACTGAAGACTTGCCTACGTTTGGAAAACCTGTGGGGCAAAGAGCACAAAAATGATGCCGAAAATGACAACagtcaaaaaataaacaaaagacgCTGCAAATATGATGAGCTTGTTCCTTTAAACTGAGACTGAACCCCTCACACTGGGCCATGCGGGCGTAGTCTGTAGCAGCCCAGGCTTACCTATGCAGCCTAATGTGAGGACTCCGTCCTTATAACGTTCTTGTGTGGGGCTGttcatttccatggcaacatcACTATGGTGCTCCATTACCACTGTCTCTGCCCCATCATCTGTCCAGTCCCCCTCTGTCCCCATAGCAACTGCATCCCTCTGTATCTTCTTCTCCCAGCTACTTAAATCgactggaaaacaaaaacagctaccatcatcatcatcatcatcatcatcaatgtTAACATCATAAACGTAAACAACCTTGCTGCTGAATCCTGGTGACCTTAGGGGGCGGTTCAGCCTCACCTTTTCCTGCCGTAATCTCCTGACATGCCCTCATGATGTGGATGGGCCCTCCTGCTCGGCTCCACCCactcttcttcctcatcctcctcttctgtAGCACTGCGGCGAGAGAGAACCGAACAGAGATACAGAGGCAGCCAAGTTACGGCGTGGACTTGCAGCGCTGTTTCCAGGTGCACTATGCCCCAacagacccctcccccctcccccagcatgTGGGCGGAGCTCTCACAGGTGCTGTAGGGCTGGCCAGGGTGTGAGGTGAAGCAGACGCAGTGCAGGCTGGGGAAGTGTGTGGTCAGGTAATGTTTCCATGCCAACACCAGTGGCGCGGGGCACAGGTCGACCTTGTTCAACACCAGGATTACCTGCTTCTGCAGTGGCCCTGTGATGTAGTGATAGAGAGCAGGGGGGAAGTGCAGGACCTGGGGAGTGGGGGCGAGAGGCAAAGAGCGGGGGAGGCGTGTTAACCAGTACTTATTTCCGTTTATCACAatctctctcaatttctctaAAATAACCAGTGTAGTTTCGATGCAAAAGTTAAGTTTCAAATTAACGGTCCCAACAGACAGCTTGGACGTCATCTAGTTCAGAGCATGTGctgaaaaagcacaaaatatattttttctatgATCAATTGTTATCAGAAATCCTGGATTTCTAATCTTTTTAAAGAAGCAGCAGCACTGCTCCGTGTCTCCTGACTTTGGCCAGCCGCTAGAGAGGCTCGCTCTGGCGTGATAAGGGGGTTTCGTTATGATATGTCATCTCTAATGACTCTCTTCAGCAGTGACATATGGACATTGTGTCAATTATGCCTTGTGGTTTGCAATAATTTACAGCGATACCATGTGGGACGTAAGAAACGACCTGTTTTTCATCACACAAAGCCCAAAGCCACAGGGACGCTGCTCCCAGTTAGACTGTAAAATGCGTTTTAGTGCTGGCATTTCACGcgtcttaaaaaaaacaaaaaaacaaaacaaaaacaacaacaaaacatgtttgGCTTTTTCTAGTGTGCAAGAATAGAGGGTTCCTTTAATGGGACTTTCACTTCATGACAGGAAAATTGATGGCGCTCCCCTAAAGCGACTCCACTGTAGCTCATTACTGAAACGGTTTTCTGGAGTCTGCGCCCCAGGGTGAAGTCACACATGGTGCCCATGATGTCATTTTAGCTtcgccctctgctggtcatCTGCGAGAAGGTCTGCACAATCATATAAAATCCAGAGTAATCAGTAACACAAGCACTTACTGGGTATCTGATGTCCACTATAAGCAGAATTACATCAGACATCTCTAATACTCTCCATAGCTGTCTCCATGTCTGTGGaccgggtggggtgggggggaacggacagaaaatatgaaaatatggcAGAATTATGATTGTGCATAACTTCAGTAAACAGTACTTGTCATAGCGGAATTCTTTTACACAGTgaggcaaagcaaagcaaagactAATTTGAAATGTAGTGCCTCAACTTGTACAGCAAAATACAGAGTCAACAGAATTGAAAGCAATGTGTCCTTGGAGGAAAACCTTTGAAACATTTCAGCTACCAAATTTCAGACACATTGCAACATATATAGATTACCATAGCTTTAATTAGTGACACTAAACACTCTCTTCCTTCTCCACCGAAGATGATTCCTCACCTCCAGGTTGTGTTCGAAGTGGCTGAGGGTCCCGGGAGCGTTCCTGGAATAGAGAGCCTGTCGGAACTGCTGGAAAGCCACCTCCTCCTTCCGCAACAACTCCTCTCTCTGCATCCCATAATGCCAAGAGGGCCGCCGTGGGAAATCCAGCCCTGAAACCACACCgtgaaactaaaacaaacaaaataagcacaaaaaaccccacaacaacaacaaaaaaagaaacctagcaggacagagtgaggtAGGTTTTATTATCTAAGATTTCTGCATTATAAATAATAGGGATGagatgataaacaaacaaagtccATCAGGGGAAGAGAAAAGCCAGGTCCCTGCAACTCCTGTCTCCATGCAAACATCTCGTTTAAATGAGCAACAGAACCTTTGTTTAAGAGAGCGAGTGTGAAGCACAGAAACCTTGCTCCTCGGGGTAGACTTGGCTCACatccatctccagctctctctctgggaCAGGTTGCAGGATTCTCACTTGGgctattttctttctgttctccacATCCTCTTTGCTCTCCTTCTCAAAGTGCAGCCGGAatctgaacaacaacaaaaaaagtttaaaggatgcagacaaaaataaaaagatttaaaaaaaagaaacagcagcagcaagaaaacaaaactacagccTTGAATCCTGACTCCCAGTGTGAGCAATGACCTGGTACAATTCCCCTGCTTAGTAAGTGGTTGTATGCGTCATGTGCTGGTAAGGAGATTGACTGGGACAATGAACTCTGTGTAGCTGGCTTTTCATCTAGCTGAGTCtacaaataaattttttttgtttcattttactgCTTAATTTGTTGCAACAATTTTTGTATAGTGCACTTGAAATAGTTCAAGCAATCTGTCGACATGTTATTAGATTTTTCGGTTGAGCGGGGCAGATCTGTACTGACTAGGCACAGGTGACATCCTGTGTCATCTTTAAAAAGTCAGTGAGCTCTTCAGTATGACCCATTATGCTGCCAGTATACTTTGTTTATTCAGACTGCATTACTATGGATTTGATTTTATATACCTATTAACAATGGGTGCggatgaaacacctgaattcagtAGTTAGGATTCAAGTCATCTTACTTTGGGGCATAGTGTAAAACTGACATGTTGCATGGTGAAAGTAATAGCATGtaatacaaaatatttgcaGATATTTTCCAGTACACTATGCAAAATACCGCAAGTATTTTACAGTATTCTTGTCTAAGGTCAGCTAAAGAGCTTTAACAACCCACACGTATACTATTACTAATCATTTCTAATTCCATACACCATATCAGATCAATAAGTCATATCATATCTATTGCCCCAAGGCTGAGTTCTGCTATATTCATGTTATATAAACTAATTATACCCTCTTATTGGTAACCACAGACTAGGCAACAGGATTGTGCCACTGCCCTTCATCAGTTGAAATATCTCCTTTCTGTTTATGCAGACATCCGTGTTGAGTTACTGTTCCGCCTGTGCGGTGCTCACCTGTTGGGGTCATATCTGCTGTCTCTGCTACCAGGCTGCTGGTTGATCCTTTTGATGTCTGTCGTCTCGCTGTCAGAAgtatctgactgtctgtcccTCCTCACGCCCCTCTCTGCACTTGCATTCCGGCTACTCTGACCTGAGCCTGTATcgccttctctcacacacacacacacacacacacacacacaatattttataaattatgtATGTCCGTCACACATTACTGAAGAGGTGAACAAGACAGACCTGCTGCTGACAAGAGAGTCACTGGCATTTAAATTAATCTGTTATGACGAAACGATTTTAGTCCTGGACTTctgcatcaaaaacaaatgtaccTCTGTGAAATGCAGAAAAGCAGCTATCACAACAAAGGTGTATAGGACCTAATACTTTTGACCTTTGAAAAACTGCCATTTATGACAATTGATGGAACGTTGGCTTTTTAAATTATGTGCATAAATGCCCTCACAAAAGCATCTTAACAGAAATGCTTACCTcttataaacaaattaattataataaattaatcTCCCTGAGGTGGTCTGAACAAGAAAACCTAATAGGACCGAAGTTTGAAGAGGGGAACCCATCCTCTGCTGTGCTTGAATCAGAAAGTGGAATTATAGTATGAGATTAGGCTAAATTCTCAGTAGTGGGACCAAGTGCATACATTTCGTCTAAAGGGAAAAATGTCCGTCAGAAAAGCCAG contains:
- the gnl1 gene encoding guanine nucleotide-binding protein-like 1 isoform X2 codes for the protein MPRRKPFSNKQKKKQLQVKREKKRGDTGSGQSSRNASAERGVRRDRQSDTSDSETTDIKRINQQPGSRDSRYDPNRFRLHFEKESKEDVENRKKIAQVRILQPVPERELEMDVSQVYPEEQGLDFPRRPSWHYGMQREELLRKEEVAFQQFRQALYSRNAPGTLSHFEHNLETWRQLWRVLEMSDVILLIVDIRYPVLHFPPALYHYITGPLQKQVILVLNKVDLCPAPLVLAWKHYLTTHFPSLHCVCFTSHPGQPYSTLLQKRRMRKKSGWSRAGGPIHIMRACQEITAGKVDLSSWEKKIQRDAVAMGTEGDWTDDGAETVVMEHHSDVAMEMNSPTQERYKDGVLTLGCIGFPNVGKSSVLNSLVGRKVVSVSRTPGHTKYFQTYYLTPTVKLCDCPGLVFPSRVDRQLQILAGIYPVSQLQEPYSSVGYLCERTPYMSALKISPPGQSADPMAPAVHAWTAWDVCEAWAEKRGYKTAKAARNDVYRAANSLLRLAMDGRLSLCLHPPGYTQGKVGVAPRVGRNRSPAGTKA
- the gnl1 gene encoding guanine nucleotide-binding protein-like 1 isoform X1; protein product: MPRRKPFSNKQKKKQLQVKREKKRGDTGSGQSSRNASAERGVRRDRQSDTSDSETTDIKRINQQPGSRDSRYDPNRFRLHFEKESKEDVENRKKIAQVRILQPVPERELEMDVSQVYPEEQGLDFPRRPSWHYGMQREELLRKEEVAFQQFRQALYSRNAPGTLSHFEHNLETWRQLWRVLEMSDVILLIVDIRYPVLHFPPALYHYITGPLQKQVILVLNKVDLCPAPLVLAWKHYLTTHFPSLHCVCFTSHPGQPYSTLLQKRRMRKKSGWSRAGGPIHIMRACQEITAGKVDLSSWEKKIQRDAVAMGTEGDWTDDGAETVVMEHHSDVAMEMNSPTQERYKDGVLTLGCIGFPNVGKSSVLNSLVGRKVVSVSRTPGHTKYFQTYYLTPTVKLCDCPGLVFPSRVDRQLQILAGIYPVSQLQEPYSSVGYLCERTPYMSALKISPPGQSADPMAPAVHAWTAWDVCEAWAEKRGYKTAKAARNDVYRAANSLLRLAMDGRLSLCLHPPGYTQGKEQWESHPELAEIEALQGRRPEEEEGGERDEEGESSSEPEDEDDHDDDEEDGDGDDEDESVRSERKGKALTLNMFGVLGENECE